The nucleotide sequence AAAGCAACTATTGGTCGACTTTTAGATATTTACTCTCTAGATAAAGGGATTAGATTGTATCGATGTGGTTCGCCAACTTTAAAACAGGAATTAGCCAAAAGAGGAAAAGAACCAGATGAGTCTTATAATCTTGAAACAAAAAAAGAGATCCCAGATCTGGCGATAGAAGTGATTATTAGTAGTGGCGGCTTAGATATTTTATCCATTTATCAAGGGTTAGGAGTTCCTGAAGTTTGGTTATGGAAAAACAATAAATTATCTATTTATCGTCTGCGAGAACAAGGTTATGAAGAAATTGCCCGTAGCGAGTTTTTACCAGATTTAGATTTAGAACTTTTAAGCCGCTACATAAATTATTCAGATCAATATGATGCTGTCATTGAATTCCGAAAAGCGATACAAAAATAAATGATTGATGAATGGTACTCAATTTATCCTACAATTTGAGTAAAGAGCTTAGGAAAAGAGTTTATGGAACTGAAAGCAGTCTCTTTAGAAATTCCTGAAGGGTGTAATATTATTTTCGGTCAAAGTCACTTCATTAAGACAGTAGAAGATTTATATGAGATTATTGTAGGCATTTCAGGACAGGTTAAGTTTGGGTTGGCTTTTTGTGAAGCTTCTGGTCCTTGTTTAATTCGGGTTGCTGGTAATGATGAACAATTACAAGAAGTCGCTACAAAAAATGCTCAAGCTGTAGCCGCCGGCCATAGTTTTATTATTATTCTCAAGAATGCTTTTCCCATTAATTTTTTAAATACGATTAAACAGTGTCAGGAAGTTTGTAATATTTACTGTGCCACCGCTAACCCTGTAGAGGTCATTGTGGCTGAAAGCGAACAAGGACGGGGAGTTTTAGGCGTTATAGATGGCTTTTCTCCTAAAGGGGTGGAAAAACCTGAAGATGTTCAGGCCCGTCAGGAGTTTTTACGCAAGATCGGTTATAAACTCTAATTCCCCATTTTGGAGCATATAACGCACAAAACGAGGATAAATGGGGAATATTTAGGGTCGGAGTTGACTAATTAAAGCCGCTTCATCCCAATAAGATGAAATTTGTTGAATTTTTCCTTGTGGGTTGATTTCAATGACACTAATTCCGTTTGAGGTAGCTTGACGACCCTGTTTACTGCTAATGTTCATGGTCCACACAATAGCGGCGGAATTACCGGCGATAAAGGTTTGGTCTTGTGAAAGTTCAATTTTGTCATAAAAACCGGCTAAAAATCCAAAGAATTTATCGGCCATCTCATGGGGGTTAAAAGGCGGTTTTCCTACAGGGTCCTGAATACTCGCATCTTCGGCAAAAATTTCTCGCCAAATGGAAGCACTCATTTTTTCCATGCTGGCAAAATACTCATCTACTCGTTGAGTGATGATTTCTTGGGAAATTTGCTGATGGCTTTGAACCATAATTGATTGTTATTTTATTGTTGAGATTTACTGAGGTGCTTCACTGTGTTCCGCACTGAATTAAAAATCATTGTAAGCGATTTTATAAATTTTCTGCTATCATAATGCTAACAACTATACAAATTAATCTATGCTATGAATCAAGAAGATAGAGAAATAGCTATAATAGCTCTGGTGTCCACAGTATTAGCCCTTATGGCTCAAGTAGCATTTGCATTTTAAAAAGGAGGTTTTGGGAATTATTTCCCGCTTCCTCCTGATAGTAAAGAAACTTTGAGATAAATAATCGATAATTGCTGCTCTACAATCTATCAATCTTAATCAAAAAGTGATTAATAGTTTAGGCTCAGAGGTTTTAGTTAAGACTTTAATCTGCTGTGGGTGAATTTCTTCGAGTAAAACATGGATCTGTTGTCGAGATCGCCAAACAACTGCTATGTCACCTTGTTCTTCTTTAATTTGGACAAGGATTTTTTCTAAGTCGCTAATTTTCATAACCCACTCCTTTTGGATTTCCCGACAGTCTGTTAATTAATTTGGTGCTTTCCTGTCTAGGAGGTTTCATCTTTATTATACCCAATATTGATTTTAAAAATATCACATTAAGACAACAATAATTATAGATTAAAAACTCTAGAAGTGACGGTTGATACAGATTTTAGTTGAGCTTGAGGATTTTTTTGAGATGTGATTTATAAAACTCGGTATTTACACCGAAGGAAATCATTGACTTAAATTATTCACTTGCTTTGATGTAAATTTTACATAATTATCTCAAAATATTTCTATTTTTAGACTCCTTAGAGACTGCTTGAGGGGGATGTGTAGATGAGTTGGTTTCGCTCTATTTAAGCCACTATGCCGCAGTCATAGCCCCAATAGCATTAAACATCAGCACAAATAGGCGAGTTAAACCGCCTAAATCAATTGCTATTACTCCTTATAGAAGCTTAAGAGGAAAAACGACAAACAATTGAATTACAGTAGGCCATCAACTGGCTATTAACACAGGATAAATTGTTTGGCAACCTATTAATGTTATGTCATCCGTA is from Gloeothece verrucosa PCC 7822 and encodes:
- a CDS encoding Uma2 family endonuclease: MKTPIIEPSEQLISEQRIILQGISWQQYETLRTTLDQVPGAKMSYLEGLLEIMTPSPEHEYKKATIGRLLDIYSLDKGIRLYRCGSPTLKQELAKRGKEPDESYNLETKKEIPDLAIEVIISSGGLDILSIYQGLGVPEVWLWKNNKLSIYRLREQGYEEIARSEFLPDLDLELLSRYINYSDQYDAVIEFRKAIQK
- a CDS encoding nuclear transport factor 2 family protein, producing MVQSHQQISQEIITQRVDEYFASMEKMSASIWREIFAEDASIQDPVGKPPFNPHEMADKFFGFLAGFYDKIELSQDQTFIAGNSAAIVWTMNISSKQGRQATSNGISVIEINPQGKIQQISSYWDEAALISQLRP
- a CDS encoding adenosine-specific kinase; translation: MELKAVSLEIPEGCNIIFGQSHFIKTVEDLYEIIVGISGQVKFGLAFCEASGPCLIRVAGNDEQLQEVATKNAQAVAAGHSFIIILKNAFPINFLNTIKQCQEVCNIYCATANPVEVIVAESEQGRGVLGVIDGFSPKGVEKPEDVQARQEFLRKIGYKL